The DNA sequence CCGAGTTTAAGACCTACTTCGTTCTCAGTACCAATTGTGTCTTGCTGGCAGACTCTATCGTAGGAAAAGCTGGGACTGATATATTGAGTCCCCAAGGTTTCATTGTGCCAGGGACTTATCAGGATTATCTTGACTTAGAGTATACAAAACCAAACGGTCTAGTTGTCAGTCGATCCATTTATTAGAAAAAGAAAACTCTAGTTCCTCAGCAGTTTACGCCGAGAAGCTAGAGTTTTTAAAATAGGTCATTTTCTTCTGGAAGGAGGATGGTTTCTCTGCCGTCTAGGTCTAAAACAAGGACCCTAGGAGGGTAAAGCGGATCGAAAGGATGATTGAAATCAAAATCAATGCTAGTCGGAAGGTGCTGGCTAGAAAAATGGAAGGTGATGGTCCCCTTATTGTTGAGCAGTTGAAACTCAAGTTCTTCTTCTAATTCAAAGACATTTTTCAGGAAATGATCGATAATATACCATAAAGAGTCAATGACATCATCAGGCAAGCTGGTCACGACACCAAAGCTAGCGGAACGTCTCTGTGTATTTGTAAAAGCCATGTTTTCCTCCCTCTTTATTTTCCTTATCATACAGCAAAATGTCTTAAAAATCAAGAAATCCTACTTGCTTTTTCAAAATGGGAATAAACTGTGAAATTTTTTCAAAGTTTCTCCTAAAAATACTTGAAAGTGTTTACAATAAGTGATAAAATGGAGTAAGTAGATGCGTGAAAGCGAAATTTTCATTATAGAAAGGAAACGGAATGAACACAGATGATACAGTAACGATTTATGACGTCGCCCGTGAAGCAGGAGTTTCAATGGCAACGGTTAGCCGTGTCGTTAATGGCAACAAGAATGTTAAAGAGAACACTCGAAAAAAAGTCCTAGAAGTGATTGATCGCTTGGACTATCGTCCAAATGCGGTAGCCCGTGGTTTAGCTAGCAAGAAAACAACGACAGTCGGAGTTGTGATTCCGAACATTACCAATGGTTATTTCTC is a window from the Streptococcus oralis genome containing:
- a CDS encoding DUF960 domain-containing protein gives rise to the protein MAFTNTQRRSASFGVVTSLPDDVIDSLWYIIDHFLKNVFELEEELEFQLLNNKGTITFHFSSQHLPTSIDFDFNHPFDPLYPPRVLVLDLDGRETILLPEENDLF